One genomic region from Streptomyces sp. NBC_01431 encodes:
- the gltB gene encoding glutamate synthase large subunit — protein MRSDAWSPMDGRPAQQGMYDPRNEHDACGVGFVATLTGVASHELVEQALTVLRNLEHRGATGSEPDSGDGAGILLQVPDAFLREVTDFELPETGSYAVGIGFLPLEETAEAVSRIETIAGEEGLTVLGWREVPVTPELLGNGARATMPAFRQLFVSDGSTSGIALDRKAFVLRKRAEREAGVYFPSLSARTIVYKGMLTTGQLEPFFPDLSDRRCATAVALVHSRFSTNTFPSWPLAHPYRFVAHNGEINTVKGNRNWMVARESQLASNLFNSGAGKIDRIFPVCTPDASDSASFDEVLELLHLGGRSLPHSVLMMVPEAWENHESMDPARRAFYQFHATMMEPWDGPACITFTDGTQVGAVLDRNGLRPGRYWVTDDGLVVLSSEVGVLDIDPAKVVRKGRLQPGKMFLVDTAEHRIIEDDEIKAALAAENPYKEWLEAGEIELEDLPEREHIVHTHASVTRRQQTFGYTEEELRVILAPMARTGGEPLGSMGTDSPIAALSERPRLLFDYFTQLFAQVTNPPLDAIREELVTSLRSTLGPASNLLEPTAASCRTVTLPFPVIDNDELAKLIHINADGDMPGMKAATLSGLYRVSGGGDALAARIEAICKETDAAIEGGARLIVLSDRHSDAEHAPIPSLLLTAAVHHHLIRTKQRTQVGLLVEAGDVREVHHVALLIGYGAAAVNPYLAMESVEDLVRAGTFIEGLEPEQAIRNLIYALGKGVLKVMSKMGISTVASYRGAQVFEAVGLEEAFVQKYFIGTATKIGGAGLDVVAKEVAARHAKAYPASGVPSAHRALEIGGEYQWRREGEPHLFDPETVFRLQHATRTKRYDIFKKYTDRVNEQSERLMTLRGLFGFNSDRPSISIDEVEPVSEIVKRFSTGAMSYGSISREAHETLAIAMNQLGGKSNTGEGGEDADRLYDPARRSSIKQVASGRFGVTSEYLVNADDIQIKMAQGAKPGEGGQLPGHKVYPWVAKTRHSTPGVGLISPPPHHDIYSIEDLAQLIHDLKNANPAARIHVKLVSEVGVGTVAAGVSKAHADVVLISGHDGGTGASPLTSLKHAGGPWELGLAETQQTLLLNGLRDRIVVQTDGQLKTGRDVIIAALLGAEEFGFATAPLVVSGCVMMRVCHLDTCPVGIATQNPVLRDRFSGKPEFVVNFFEFIAEEVREILAELGFRTIEEAVGHAELLDTDRAVTHWKAQGLDLEPLFYVPELPEGAVRHAVIAQDHGLAKALDNELIKLASDALEAESAEAAQPVRAQIAIRNINRTVGTMLGHEVTKKFGGAGLPDDTVDITFTGSAGQSFGAFLPSGVTLRLEGDANDYVGKGLSGGRVIVRPDRGADHLAEYSTIAGNTIAYGATGGELFLRGRTGERFCVRNSGATVVSEGVGDHGCEYMTGGRAVVLGETGRNFAAGMSGGIAYVIDLDRDNVNSGNLNAIEAPSDTDKQWLHDVVRRHFEETGSTVAEKLLADWSVNADRFSKIIPTTYKAVLAAKDAAELAGLSEQETTEKMMEAATNG, from the coding sequence ATGCGTTCCGACGCCTGGTCGCCCATGGACGGTCGCCCCGCCCAGCAGGGGATGTACGACCCCCGTAACGAACACGACGCCTGCGGTGTCGGGTTCGTGGCCACCCTCACCGGTGTTGCCAGCCATGAGCTGGTCGAACAGGCGCTGACCGTACTGCGCAACCTCGAACACCGGGGTGCCACCGGCTCCGAGCCCGACTCCGGCGACGGCGCGGGCATCCTGCTCCAGGTCCCGGACGCCTTCCTCCGCGAGGTCACGGACTTCGAACTGCCCGAGACGGGCTCGTACGCGGTCGGCATCGGCTTCCTGCCGCTCGAAGAGACCGCCGAAGCCGTCTCACGGATCGAGACGATCGCCGGTGAAGAGGGCCTCACCGTGCTGGGCTGGCGCGAGGTCCCCGTGACGCCCGAGCTGCTCGGCAACGGCGCCCGCGCCACCATGCCCGCCTTCCGCCAGCTCTTCGTGAGCGACGGCAGCACGTCCGGGATCGCGCTCGACCGCAAGGCCTTCGTGCTGCGCAAGCGCGCCGAGCGGGAGGCCGGTGTCTACTTCCCGTCGCTCTCCGCCCGGACCATCGTCTACAAGGGCATGCTGACCACCGGCCAGCTGGAGCCGTTCTTCCCGGACCTCTCCGACCGCCGCTGCGCCACCGCCGTGGCCCTGGTGCACTCGCGGTTCTCCACCAACACCTTCCCGTCCTGGCCGCTGGCCCACCCGTACCGATTCGTCGCGCACAACGGCGAGATCAACACGGTCAAGGGCAACCGCAACTGGATGGTGGCCCGCGAGTCCCAGCTGGCCTCGAACCTCTTCAACTCCGGCGCCGGCAAGATCGACCGCATCTTCCCCGTCTGCACGCCCGACGCCTCCGACTCCGCGTCCTTCGACGAGGTGCTCGAACTCCTCCACCTCGGCGGCCGCTCGCTGCCGCACTCGGTGCTGATGATGGTCCCCGAGGCGTGGGAGAACCACGAGTCGATGGACCCGGCACGCCGTGCCTTCTACCAGTTCCACGCCACGATGATGGAACCGTGGGACGGCCCGGCCTGCATCACCTTCACCGACGGCACCCAGGTCGGCGCCGTCCTCGACCGCAACGGCCTGCGTCCGGGCCGGTACTGGGTCACCGACGACGGCCTCGTGGTCCTGTCCTCCGAGGTCGGTGTCCTCGACATCGACCCCGCGAAGGTCGTCCGCAAGGGCCGCCTTCAGCCCGGCAAGATGTTCCTGGTCGACACCGCCGAGCACCGCATCATCGAGGACGACGAGATCAAGGCGGCCCTCGCCGCCGAGAACCCGTACAAGGAGTGGCTGGAAGCCGGCGAGATCGAGCTGGAGGACCTGCCCGAGCGTGAGCACATCGTGCACACCCACGCCTCGGTCACCCGCCGCCAGCAGACCTTCGGCTACACCGAGGAAGAACTCCGCGTCATCCTCGCGCCGATGGCCCGCACCGGCGGCGAGCCGCTCGGCTCCATGGGTACGGACTCGCCGATCGCCGCGCTCTCCGAGCGCCCCCGGCTGCTCTTCGACTACTTCACCCAGCTCTTCGCGCAGGTCACCAACCCGCCGCTGGACGCGATCCGCGAGGAGCTGGTGACGAGCCTGCGCTCCACGCTCGGCCCGGCGAGCAACCTCCTGGAGCCGACGGCCGCCTCGTGCCGCACCGTCACGCTGCCCTTCCCGGTCATCGACAACGATGAGCTGGCGAAGCTGATACACATCAACGCCGACGGCGACATGCCGGGCATGAAGGCCGCCACGCTGTCGGGCCTGTACCGGGTCTCCGGCGGCGGTGACGCGCTGGCCGCCCGCATCGAAGCCATCTGCAAGGAGACCGACGCCGCGATCGAGGGCGGCGCCCGCCTGATCGTCCTGTCCGACCGGCACTCCGACGCCGAGCACGCGCCGATCCCGTCGCTGCTGCTCACCGCGGCCGTCCACCACCACCTCATCCGCACGAAGCAGCGCACCCAGGTGGGCCTGCTCGTCGAGGCCGGTGACGTGCGCGAGGTGCACCACGTCGCGCTGCTCATCGGGTACGGCGCCGCCGCGGTCAACCCGTACCTCGCCATGGAGTCCGTCGAGGACCTGGTCCGGGCCGGCACCTTCATCGAGGGCCTGGAGCCCGAGCAGGCCATCCGCAACCTGATCTACGCGCTCGGCAAGGGCGTCCTGAAGGTCATGTCCAAGATGGGCATCTCGACGGTCGCCTCCTACCGCGGCGCCCAGGTCTTCGAGGCCGTCGGTCTTGAAGAGGCCTTCGTGCAGAAGTACTTCATCGGTACGGCCACCAAGATCGGCGGCGCCGGTCTCGACGTCGTCGCCAAGGAGGTCGCCGCCCGGCACGCCAAGGCGTACCCCGCCTCCGGCGTCCCCTCCGCGCACCGCGCGCTGGAGATCGGCGGCGAGTACCAGTGGCGCCGCGAGGGCGAGCCGCACCTGTTCGACCCGGAGACGGTCTTCCGCCTGCAGCACGCCACGCGCACCAAGCGGTACGACATCTTCAAGAAGTACACGGACCGCGTGAACGAGCAGTCCGAGCGCCTGATGACGCTGCGCGGCCTCTTCGGCTTCAACTCCGACCGCCCGTCGATCTCCATCGACGAGGTCGAGCCGGTCTCCGAGATCGTCAAGCGCTTCTCGACCGGCGCCATGTCGTACGGCTCCATCTCGCGCGAGGCGCACGAGACGCTCGCCATCGCCATGAACCAGCTGGGCGGCAAGTCCAACACGGGTGAGGGCGGCGAGGACGCGGACCGCCTGTACGACCCGGCGCGCCGCTCCTCCATCAAGCAGGTCGCCTCCGGCCGCTTCGGCGTGACCAGCGAGTACCTGGTCAACGCGGACGACATCCAGATCAAGATGGCGCAGGGCGCCAAGCCCGGCGAGGGCGGCCAGCTGCCCGGCCACAAGGTCTACCCGTGGGTCGCCAAGACTCGGCACTCCACCCCGGGCGTCGGCCTCATCTCGCCGCCGCCGCACCACGACATCTACTCCATCGAGGACCTGGCTCAGCTGATCCACGACCTCAAGAACGCCAACCCGGCCGCCCGCATCCACGTGAAGCTGGTGTCCGAGGTCGGCGTCGGGACCGTGGCCGCGGGTGTCTCCAAGGCGCACGCGGACGTCGTCCTCATCTCCGGCCACGACGGCGGAACGGGCGCCTCGCCGCTGACGAGCCTCAAGCACGCGGGCGGACCCTGGGAGCTCGGCCTCGCCGAGACCCAGCAGACGCTGCTGCTCAACGGCCTGCGCGACCGCATCGTCGTGCAGACCGACGGCCAGCTCAAGACCGGCCGGGACGTGATCATCGCCGCGCTGCTCGGCGCCGAGGAGTTCGGTTTCGCGACCGCGCCGCTCGTCGTCTCCGGCTGCGTCATGATGCGCGTCTGCCACCTGGACACCTGCCCGGTCGGCATCGCCACCCAGAACCCGGTCCTGCGCGACCGCTTCTCGGGCAAGCCCGAATTCGTCGTGAACTTCTTCGAGTTCATCGCCGAAGAGGTCCGCGAGATCCTGGCCGAGCTCGGTTTCCGTACGATCGAGGAGGCCGTCGGCCACGCCGAACTCCTCGACACCGACCGGGCCGTGACGCACTGGAAGGCCCAGGGCCTCGACCTGGAGCCGCTCTTCTACGTGCCCGAGCTGCCCGAGGGCGCCGTGCGCCACGCGGTCATCGCTCAGGACCACGGCTTGGCGAAGGCGCTGGACAACGAGCTCATCAAGCTCGCCTCCGACGCCCTGGAGGCCGAGTCCGCCGAGGCCGCCCAGCCGGTCCGCGCCCAGATCGCGATCCGGAACATCAACCGGACCGTCGGCACCATGCTCGGCCACGAGGTCACGAAGAAGTTCGGCGGTGCGGGCCTGCCCGACGACACCGTCGACATCACCTTCACCGGCTCGGCCGGCCAGTCCTTCGGCGCCTTCCTCCCGAGCGGCGTGACGCTGCGCCTTGAGGGCGACGCCAACGACTACGTCGGCAAGGGCCTCTCCGGCGGCCGCGTCATCGTCCGCCCGGACCGGGGCGCCGACCACCTCGCCGAGTACTCGACCATCGCGGGCAACACCATCGCGTACGGCGCGACCGGCGGCGAGCTGTTCCTGCGCGGCCGCACCGGCGAGCGCTTCTGCGTCCGCAACTCGGGCGCCACCGTCGTCTCGGAGGGCGTGGGCGACCACGGTTGCGAGTACATGACGGGCGGCCGGGCGGTGGTCCTCGGCGAGACCGGCCGCAACTTCGCGGCGGGCATGTCCGGCGGCATCGCCTACGTGATCGACCTCGACCGGGACAACGTCAACTCCGGGAACCTGAACGCCATCGAGGCCCCGAGCGACACCGACAAGCAGTGGCTGCACGACGTCGTGCGCCGCCACTTCGAGGAGACCGGCTCGACGGTCGCCGAGAAGCTGCTCGCCGACTGGTCCGTGAACGCGGACCGTTTCAGCAAGATCATCCCGACCACGTACAAGGCAGTGCTCGCCGCCAAGGACGCCGCTGAGCTCGCCGGTCTCTCCGAGCAGGAGACCACCGAGAAGATGATGGAGGCGGCGACCAATGGCTGA
- a CDS encoding glutamate synthase subunit beta, whose amino-acid sequence MADPKGFLTTGREVAKTRPVGERLKDWNEVYVPGSLLPIISKQAGRCMDCGIPFCHNGCPLGNLIPEWNDYAYREDWSAASERLHATNNFPEFTGRLCPAPCESACVLGINQPAVTIKNVEVSIIDKAWDTGDVRPQAPERLSGKTVAVIGSGPAGLAAAQQLTRAGHTVAVYERADRIGGLLRYGIPEFKMEKVHINRRIEQMRAEGTKFRTEVEIGRDIDAAKLRKRYDAVVIAAGATVSRDLPVPGRELNGIHFAMEYLPLANKVQEGDFVAPPITAEGKHVVVIGGGDTGADCVGTAHRQGAASVTQLEIMPRPGDERTAGQPWPTFPMLYKVTSAHEEGGERVYSVSTTHFEGDEDGNVQFLHLVEVEFVEGKLTQKPGTERKIPAQLVTLAMGFTGTDQANGLVQQFGLELDERGNVARDADFATNVDGVFVAGDAGRGQSLIVWAIAEGRSAARGVDRFLTGASDLPAPIRPTDRALMV is encoded by the coding sequence ATGGCTGACCCCAAGGGCTTCCTGACCACCGGGCGCGAGGTCGCCAAGACCCGCCCGGTGGGCGAGCGCCTCAAGGACTGGAACGAGGTCTACGTTCCCGGTTCGCTGCTGCCGATCATCAGCAAGCAGGCCGGGCGCTGCATGGACTGCGGCATCCCGTTCTGCCACAACGGCTGTCCGCTGGGCAACCTGATCCCCGAGTGGAACGACTACGCCTACCGCGAGGACTGGTCGGCCGCCTCCGAGCGGCTGCACGCCACCAACAACTTCCCGGAGTTCACCGGGCGGCTGTGCCCGGCTCCCTGTGAGTCGGCGTGTGTGCTCGGCATCAACCAGCCCGCCGTCACCATCAAGAACGTCGAAGTCTCGATCATCGACAAGGCGTGGGACACGGGTGACGTCCGGCCGCAGGCGCCCGAGCGCCTGTCGGGCAAGACCGTCGCGGTCATCGGTTCGGGCCCGGCGGGCCTGGCCGCCGCCCAGCAGCTGACCCGGGCCGGACACACGGTCGCCGTGTACGAGCGCGCCGACCGCATCGGCGGTCTGCTGCGCTACGGCATCCCCGAGTTCAAGATGGAGAAGGTGCACATCAACCGCCGCATCGAGCAGATGCGCGCGGAGGGCACCAAGTTCCGCACCGAGGTCGAGATCGGCCGCGACATCGACGCCGCGAAGCTGCGCAAGCGTTACGACGCGGTCGTCATCGCGGCGGGCGCGACCGTCTCCCGTGACCTGCCGGTCCCCGGCCGCGAGCTGAACGGCATCCACTTCGCGATGGAGTACCTGCCGCTCGCCAACAAGGTGCAGGAGGGCGACTTCGTGGCGCCCCCGATCACCGCCGAGGGCAAGCACGTCGTCGTGATCGGTGGCGGTGACACCGGTGCGGACTGCGTGGGCACCGCCCACCGTCAGGGCGCGGCCTCGGTCACCCAGCTGGAGATCATGCCGCGGCCGGGCGACGAGCGTACGGCGGGCCAGCCGTGGCCGACCTTCCCGATGCTCTACAAGGTGACCTCCGCGCACGAAGAGGGTGGCGAGCGGGTCTACTCCGTCTCCACCACCCACTTCGAGGGCGACGAGGACGGCAACGTCCAGTTCCTGCACCTCGTGGAGGTCGAGTTCGTCGAGGGCAAGCTGACCCAGAAGCCCGGCACCGAGCGGAAGATCCCCGCCCAGCTGGTCACCCTCGCCATGGGCTTCACCGGCACCGACCAGGCCAACGGCCTCGTCCAGCAGTTCGGTCTCGAACTGGACGAGCGCGGCAACGTGGCCCGCGACGCGGACTTCGCGACCAACGTCGACGGCGTGTTCGTCGCCGGTGACGCGGGCCGCGGCCAGTCCCTGATCGTGTGGGCGATCGCCGAGGGCCGCTCGGCCGCCCGCGGCGTCGACCGCTTCCTGACCGGGGCGAGCGACCTGCCGGCCCCGATCCGCCCGACGGACCGCGCCCTCATGGTCTGA